Proteins encoded by one window of Perca fluviatilis chromosome 13, GENO_Pfluv_1.0, whole genome shotgun sequence:
- the LOC120571188 gene encoding sodium bicarbonate cotransporter 3-like isoform X9, with the protein MDEPSEQMRPLLRTGLDEEALVDHGKTSFTTHTNYESEDLESHRAVYVGVHVPLGRESKRRHRHRGHKHHRKKKERDSEEGKEDGRDSPTYDTPSQRVQFILGTEDDDLEHVSHDLFTELDELSFRDGNASEWKETARWLKFEEDVEDGGERWSKPYVATLSLHSLFELRSCILNGTVMLDMRANSIEEIAGMLIDSMVASGQLKEDLREKVREAMLKKHHHQNERKLSNRIPLVRSIADIGKKHSDPLLLERNGEGLSSSRLSLYKPGSASSVSNLSQRRESRVSILFNHLLPSSSSNTGQAPGPQLLTTPQNTPAAFRHSSQTLGADLGPRGIPEVVVSPPEDDDPPNSAEEEGASPELSRRASSASQGFELLPLEGSTVSPNSVPNNLDGSKAVERRPSKVGVSRESSSVDFSKVDMNFMKKIPPGAEASNVLVGEVDFLEKPITAFVRLSPAVLITGLTEVPVPTRFLFLLLGPRGKGPQYHEIGRSMATLMTDEIFHDVAYKAKDRTDLLSGIDEFLDQVTVLPPGEWDPTIRIEPPKNVPSQMKRKRPSQPNGTASPAGELEKDEDHHAGPELQRTGRIFGGLVLDIKRKLPFYWSDIRDSLSLQCLASVLFLYCACMSPVITFGGLLGEATKGNISAIESLFGASLTGVAYSLFAGQPLTILGSTGPVLVFEKILFRFCTDYGLSYLSLRTSIGLWTAFLCLVLVATDASSLVCYITRFTEEAFASLICIIFIYEALEKLFHLGEHYPVNTHNNLDNLTLYSCQCSPPVNASDQLMQEWNRTGYSPDSIQWSNLNVSMCKTLRGEFVGTACGHHGPYIPDVLFWSIILFFTTFFLSSFFKQFKTERYFPTRVRSTISDFAVFITIMIMVLVDYLMGIPSPKLNVPDRFEPTSKNRGWLMDPLGENPWWTLLVAALPALLCTILIFMDQQITAVIINRKEHKLQKGCGYHLDLLIVAVMLGVCSIMGLPWFVAATVLSISHVNSLKVESGCSAPGEQPKFLGIREQRVTGFMIFVLMGCSVFMTSALKFIPMPVLYGVFLYMGVSSLKGIQFFDRIKLFGMPSKHQPDLIYLRYVPLWKVHIFTLVQLTCLVLLWVIKASSAAVVFPMMVLALVFIRKLLDFFFTKRELSWLDDLIPESKKKKEDDKKKKEREKLEEETRLHEEEALALKDSFDGLDRLKIPVKALSGSQEKVACVRVDVSPETPGGGSTTESFL; encoded by the exons GGTCTAGATGAGGAGGCACTAGTTGACCATGGGAAGACCAGCTTCACCACTCACACAAACTATGAATCGGAAGATTTGGAAA GCCACAGAGCAGTGTACGTAGGCGTCCATGTTCCTCTTGGAAGGGAGAGCAAACGGAGGCATCGCCACCGAGGACACAAACACCAccgaaagaagaaagagagagactctgAGGAGGGGAAGGAAGATGGCAGGGATTCCCCCACTTATG ACACACCATCCCAGCGGGTCCAGTTTATTTTAGGTACAGAGGACGATGACCTCGAGCACGTCTCCCATGACCTCTTCACCGAGCTGGACGAGCTCTCCTTCAGAGACGGCAATGCCAGTGAATGGAAGGAGACTGCCAG ATGGTTGAAGTTTGAAGAGGATGTGGAAGACGGTGGGGAGAGGTGGAGTAAGCCCTATGTGGCTACATTGTCACTACACAGCTTATTTGAACTGCGCAGCTGCATACTCAACGGCACAGTCATGCTTGATATGAGGGCCAACAGCATCGAGGAAATTGCAG GCATGCTGATAGACAGCATGGTGGCATCAGGCCAGCTGAAGGAGGATTTGCGTGAAAAGGTGCGGGAAGCCATGCTGAAGAAACACCACCACCAGAATGAGAGAAAACTCAGCAATCGCATCCCTCTGGTGCGCTCGATTGCTGACATAGGCAAGAAACATTCAGACCCACTCTTACTTGAACGAAACG GAGAGGGCCTGTCCTCTtcacgtctctctctctacaaGCCAGGGTCCGCCTCCTCTGTCTCCAACCTCTCCCAGAGACGAGAGTCCAGAGTCTCCATCCTGTTCAACCATCTCctgccctcctcttcctccaacaCTGGGCAAGCCCCAGGCCCCCAACTCCTCACCACCCCTCAAAATACCCCCGCTGCCTTCCGGCACTCCTCCCAAACCCTTGGTGCAGACCTCGGCCCTCGAGGCATCCCTGAAGTGGTGGTATCCCCTCCTGAGGATGACGACCCACCAAACTCTGCAGAAGAAGAGGGAGCATCACCTGAGCTCAGCCGGCGAGCATCCTCGGCATCCCAGGGCTTCGAGCTGCTGCCCTTAGAAG GTTCAACGGTGTCTCCGAACTCTGTCCCAAACAACCTGGATGGCAGCAAAGCAGTGGAGAGGAGACCATCCAAAGTAGGGGTCAGTAGAGAAAGCAGCAGTGTCGACTTCAGCAAG GTGGACATGAATTTCATGAAAAAGATTCCTCCAGGTGCTGAAGCTTCCAACGTACTGGTGGGAGAAGTGGACTTCCTGGAGAAGCCCATAACTGCCTTTGTACGACTGTCCCCTGCAGTCCTTATCACAGGCCTCACAGAGGTGCCTGTGCCCACGAG GTTTCTTTTCCTGCTTTTGGGTCCTCGTGGCAAAGGGCCCCAGTACCATGAGATTGGCAGATCCATGGCCACATTAATGACAGATGAG ATTTTCCATGATGTGGCATACAAGGCCAAAGACAGAACAGATCTCCTCTCGGGAATAGACGAGTTCCTTGATCAAGTGACTGTTCTGCCTCCTGGAGAATGGGACCCCACAATCCGGATTGAGCCCCCCAAGAATGTCCCATCTCAG ATGAAGAGGAAGAGACCGTCCCAACCCAACGGCACTGCATCTCCAGCTGGAGAGCTGGAAAAAGATGAGGACCACCACGCAGGGCCTGAGCTGCAGAGGACCGGGAG GATATTTGGAGGTCTGGTCCTGGACATCAAGCGGAAGTTGCCGTTTTACTGGAGTGACATCAGAGACTCCCTCAGTCTGCAGTGTCTAGCCTCCGTCTTGTTTCTCTACTGTGCCTGCATGTCCCCTGTCATCACATTTGGAGGTCTGCTTGGGGAGGCAACAAAAGGCAACATA AGTGCCATAGAGTCTCTGTTTGGGGCCTCACTGACAGGAGTGGCATACTCCCTCTTTGCAGGCCAGCCCCTCACTATTCTTGGCAGCACGGGCCCTGTTTTAGTGTTTGAGAAGATCCTCTTCAGGTTCTGCAC TGACTATGGCCTGTCCTACCTGTCGCTGCGGACCAGCATTGGTCTGTGGACAGCCTTCCTGTGTCTGGTCCTGGTGGCCACAGATGCTAGCTCCTTGGTCTGCTACATAACCCGATTCACAGAGGAGGCCTTCGCTTCGCTTATCTGCATCATCTTCATCTACGAGGCTCTAGAGAAGCTCTTTCACCTTGGAGAACACTACCCTGTCAACACGCACAACAACTTGGACAATCTTACCCTGTATTC GTGTCAGTGCTCTCCACCAGTCAATGCCTCAGATCAGCTCATGCAGGAGTGGAACCGGACAGGATACAGCCCAGACTCTATCCAATGGAGCAACCTCAATGTTTCG ATGTGTAAAACACTCCGTGGGGAGTTTGTGGGTACTGCCTGCGGTCATCATGGGCCCTACATCCCAGATGTTCTCTTCTGGTCCATCATCCTCTTCTTCACCACCTTCTTtctgtcttccttttttaagcaGTTCAAGACCGAGAGATATTTTCCCACCAGG GTGCGGTCCACTATCAGCGACTTTGCTGTGTTTATAACCATCATGATCATGGTGTTGGTGGACTATCTAATGGGGATCCCCTCGCCTAAACTTAATGTCCCTGACCGCTTTGAG CCAACTTCAAAGAACAGAGGCTGGCTGATGGACCCGTTAGGAGAAAATCCCTGGTGGACACTGCTGGTGGCAGCACTTCCTGCCCTGCTCTGCACCATCCTCATCTTTATGGACCAGCAGATCACTGCAGTCATCATCAACCGCAAGGAGCACAAGCTCCAG AAAGGCTGTGGCTATCACCTGGATTTGCTGATAGTGGCAGTAATGCTGGGCGTGTGCTCCATTATGGGCCTGCCATGGTTTGTGGCTGCTACCGTCCTCTCCATCTCCCACGTTAACAGCCTGAAGGTGGAGTCTGGCTGCTCCGCTCCAGGAGAGCAACCCAAGTTTTTGGGCATCAGGGAGCAGCGGGTCACTGGATTCATGATCTTTGTCCTCATGGGTTGTTCTGTTTTCATGACATCGGCGCTCAAG TTCATTCCTATGCCAGTCCTATATGGAGTCTTTCTCTACATGGGTGTCTCTTCCCTCAAAGGCATTCAA TTCTTTGACAGAATCAAGCTGTTCGGCATGCCTTCCAAGCACCAGCCTGATCTGATCTATCTGCGCTATGTGCCGCTGTGGAAGGTCCATATCTTCACCCTGGTGCAGCTCACCTGTTTGGTGCTGCTCTGGGTCATCAAGGCCTCTTCAGCAGCTGTTGTATTCCCCATGATG GTTCTGGCGCTGGTCTTTATTCGAAAGCTACTAGACTTTTTCTTCACAAAGAGAGAGCTGAGCTGGCTAGATGACTTGATACCAGAAagcaagaagaagaaagaggacgacaagaagaagaaagaacgAGAAAAGCTG GAAGAAGAGACCAGACTGCACGAAGAGGAGGCGTTGGCACTGAAGGACAGCTTTGACGGCTTGGACCGGCTCAAAATCCCGGTGAAAGCACTTTCAGGGAG CCAGGAGAAGGTGGCCTGCGTTAGAGTCGACGTCAGCCCAGAAACACCAGGAGGGGGTTCTACTACCGAGTCCTTCCTGTGA
- the LOC120571188 gene encoding sodium bicarbonate cotransporter 3-like isoform X10, translated as MDEPSEQMRPLLRTGLDEEALVDHGKTSFTTHTNYESEDLESHRAVYVGVHVPLGRESKRRHRHRGHKHHRKKKERDSEEGKEDGRDSPTYDTPSQRVQFILGTEDDDLEHVSHDLFTELDELSFRDGNASEWKETARWLKFEEDVEDGGERWSKPYVATLSLHSLFELRSCILNGTVMLDMRANSIEEIAGMLIDSMVASGQLKEDLREKVREAMLKKHHHQNERKLSNRIPLVRSIADIGKKHSDPLLLERNGEGLSSSRLSLYKPGSASSVSNLSQRRESRVSILFNHLLPSSSSNTGQAPGPQLLTTPQNTPAAFRHSSQTLGADLGPRGIPEVVVSPPEDDDPPNSAEEEGASPELSRRASSASQGFELLPLEGSTVSPNSVPNNLDGSKAVERRPSKVGVSRESSSVDFSKVDMNFMKKIPPGAEASNVLVGEVDFLEKPITAFVRLSPAVLITGLTEVPVPTRFLFLLLGPRGKGPQYHEIGRSMATLMTDEIFHDVAYKAKDRTDLLSGIDEFLDQVTVLPPGEWDPTIRIEPPKNVPSQMKRKRPSQPNGTASPAGELEKDEDHHAGPELQRTGRIFGGLVLDIKRKLPFYWSDIRDSLSLQCLASVLFLYCACMSPVITFGGLLGEATKGNISAIESLFGASLTGVAYSLFAGQPLTILGSTGPVLVFEKILFRFCTDYGLSYLSLRTSIGLWTAFLCLVLVATDASSLVCYITRFTEEAFASLICIIFIYEALEKLFHLGEHYPVNTHNNLDNLTLYSCQCSPPVNASDQLMQEWNRTGYSPDSIQWSNLNVSMCKTLRGEFVGTACGHHGPYIPDVLFWSIILFFTTFFLSSFFKQFKTERYFPTRVRSTISDFAVFITIMIMVLVDYLMGIPSPKLNVPDRFEPTSKNRGWLMDPLGENPWWTLLVAALPALLCTILIFMDQQITAVIINRKEHKLQKGCGYHLDLLIVAVMLGVCSIMGLPWFVAATVLSISHVNSLKVESGCSAPGEQPKFLGIREQRVTGFMIFVLMGCSVFMTSALKFIPMPVLYGVFLYMGVSSLKGIQFFDRIKLFGMPSKHQPDLIYLRYVPLWKVHIFTLVQLTCLVLLWVIKASSAAVVFPMMVLALVFIRKLLDFFFTKRELSWLDDLIPESKKKKEDDKKKKEREKLEEETRLHEEEALALKDSFDGLDRLKIPVKALSGRSYRIGLVTHSLPMEEEPGEGGLR; from the exons GGTCTAGATGAGGAGGCACTAGTTGACCATGGGAAGACCAGCTTCACCACTCACACAAACTATGAATCGGAAGATTTGGAAA GCCACAGAGCAGTGTACGTAGGCGTCCATGTTCCTCTTGGAAGGGAGAGCAAACGGAGGCATCGCCACCGAGGACACAAACACCAccgaaagaagaaagagagagactctgAGGAGGGGAAGGAAGATGGCAGGGATTCCCCCACTTATG ACACACCATCCCAGCGGGTCCAGTTTATTTTAGGTACAGAGGACGATGACCTCGAGCACGTCTCCCATGACCTCTTCACCGAGCTGGACGAGCTCTCCTTCAGAGACGGCAATGCCAGTGAATGGAAGGAGACTGCCAG ATGGTTGAAGTTTGAAGAGGATGTGGAAGACGGTGGGGAGAGGTGGAGTAAGCCCTATGTGGCTACATTGTCACTACACAGCTTATTTGAACTGCGCAGCTGCATACTCAACGGCACAGTCATGCTTGATATGAGGGCCAACAGCATCGAGGAAATTGCAG GCATGCTGATAGACAGCATGGTGGCATCAGGCCAGCTGAAGGAGGATTTGCGTGAAAAGGTGCGGGAAGCCATGCTGAAGAAACACCACCACCAGAATGAGAGAAAACTCAGCAATCGCATCCCTCTGGTGCGCTCGATTGCTGACATAGGCAAGAAACATTCAGACCCACTCTTACTTGAACGAAACG GAGAGGGCCTGTCCTCTtcacgtctctctctctacaaGCCAGGGTCCGCCTCCTCTGTCTCCAACCTCTCCCAGAGACGAGAGTCCAGAGTCTCCATCCTGTTCAACCATCTCctgccctcctcttcctccaacaCTGGGCAAGCCCCAGGCCCCCAACTCCTCACCACCCCTCAAAATACCCCCGCTGCCTTCCGGCACTCCTCCCAAACCCTTGGTGCAGACCTCGGCCCTCGAGGCATCCCTGAAGTGGTGGTATCCCCTCCTGAGGATGACGACCCACCAAACTCTGCAGAAGAAGAGGGAGCATCACCTGAGCTCAGCCGGCGAGCATCCTCGGCATCCCAGGGCTTCGAGCTGCTGCCCTTAGAAG GTTCAACGGTGTCTCCGAACTCTGTCCCAAACAACCTGGATGGCAGCAAAGCAGTGGAGAGGAGACCATCCAAAGTAGGGGTCAGTAGAGAAAGCAGCAGTGTCGACTTCAGCAAG GTGGACATGAATTTCATGAAAAAGATTCCTCCAGGTGCTGAAGCTTCCAACGTACTGGTGGGAGAAGTGGACTTCCTGGAGAAGCCCATAACTGCCTTTGTACGACTGTCCCCTGCAGTCCTTATCACAGGCCTCACAGAGGTGCCTGTGCCCACGAG GTTTCTTTTCCTGCTTTTGGGTCCTCGTGGCAAAGGGCCCCAGTACCATGAGATTGGCAGATCCATGGCCACATTAATGACAGATGAG ATTTTCCATGATGTGGCATACAAGGCCAAAGACAGAACAGATCTCCTCTCGGGAATAGACGAGTTCCTTGATCAAGTGACTGTTCTGCCTCCTGGAGAATGGGACCCCACAATCCGGATTGAGCCCCCCAAGAATGTCCCATCTCAG ATGAAGAGGAAGAGACCGTCCCAACCCAACGGCACTGCATCTCCAGCTGGAGAGCTGGAAAAAGATGAGGACCACCACGCAGGGCCTGAGCTGCAGAGGACCGGGAG GATATTTGGAGGTCTGGTCCTGGACATCAAGCGGAAGTTGCCGTTTTACTGGAGTGACATCAGAGACTCCCTCAGTCTGCAGTGTCTAGCCTCCGTCTTGTTTCTCTACTGTGCCTGCATGTCCCCTGTCATCACATTTGGAGGTCTGCTTGGGGAGGCAACAAAAGGCAACATA AGTGCCATAGAGTCTCTGTTTGGGGCCTCACTGACAGGAGTGGCATACTCCCTCTTTGCAGGCCAGCCCCTCACTATTCTTGGCAGCACGGGCCCTGTTTTAGTGTTTGAGAAGATCCTCTTCAGGTTCTGCAC TGACTATGGCCTGTCCTACCTGTCGCTGCGGACCAGCATTGGTCTGTGGACAGCCTTCCTGTGTCTGGTCCTGGTGGCCACAGATGCTAGCTCCTTGGTCTGCTACATAACCCGATTCACAGAGGAGGCCTTCGCTTCGCTTATCTGCATCATCTTCATCTACGAGGCTCTAGAGAAGCTCTTTCACCTTGGAGAACACTACCCTGTCAACACGCACAACAACTTGGACAATCTTACCCTGTATTC GTGTCAGTGCTCTCCACCAGTCAATGCCTCAGATCAGCTCATGCAGGAGTGGAACCGGACAGGATACAGCCCAGACTCTATCCAATGGAGCAACCTCAATGTTTCG ATGTGTAAAACACTCCGTGGGGAGTTTGTGGGTACTGCCTGCGGTCATCATGGGCCCTACATCCCAGATGTTCTCTTCTGGTCCATCATCCTCTTCTTCACCACCTTCTTtctgtcttccttttttaagcaGTTCAAGACCGAGAGATATTTTCCCACCAGG GTGCGGTCCACTATCAGCGACTTTGCTGTGTTTATAACCATCATGATCATGGTGTTGGTGGACTATCTAATGGGGATCCCCTCGCCTAAACTTAATGTCCCTGACCGCTTTGAG CCAACTTCAAAGAACAGAGGCTGGCTGATGGACCCGTTAGGAGAAAATCCCTGGTGGACACTGCTGGTGGCAGCACTTCCTGCCCTGCTCTGCACCATCCTCATCTTTATGGACCAGCAGATCACTGCAGTCATCATCAACCGCAAGGAGCACAAGCTCCAG AAAGGCTGTGGCTATCACCTGGATTTGCTGATAGTGGCAGTAATGCTGGGCGTGTGCTCCATTATGGGCCTGCCATGGTTTGTGGCTGCTACCGTCCTCTCCATCTCCCACGTTAACAGCCTGAAGGTGGAGTCTGGCTGCTCCGCTCCAGGAGAGCAACCCAAGTTTTTGGGCATCAGGGAGCAGCGGGTCACTGGATTCATGATCTTTGTCCTCATGGGTTGTTCTGTTTTCATGACATCGGCGCTCAAG TTCATTCCTATGCCAGTCCTATATGGAGTCTTTCTCTACATGGGTGTCTCTTCCCTCAAAGGCATTCAA TTCTTTGACAGAATCAAGCTGTTCGGCATGCCTTCCAAGCACCAGCCTGATCTGATCTATCTGCGCTATGTGCCGCTGTGGAAGGTCCATATCTTCACCCTGGTGCAGCTCACCTGTTTGGTGCTGCTCTGGGTCATCAAGGCCTCTTCAGCAGCTGTTGTATTCCCCATGATG GTTCTGGCGCTGGTCTTTATTCGAAAGCTACTAGACTTTTTCTTCACAAAGAGAGAGCTGAGCTGGCTAGATGACTTGATACCAGAAagcaagaagaagaaagaggacgacaagaagaagaaagaacgAGAAAAGCTG GAAGAAGAGACCAGACTGCACGAAGAGGAGGCGTTGGCACTGAAGGACAGCTTTGACGGCTTGGACCGGCTCAAAATCCCGGTGAAAGCACTTTCAGGGAG ATCATACAGAATAGGACTAGTGACCCACAGCCTCCCAATGGAAGAAGAG CCAGGAGAAGGTGGCCTGCGTTAG
- the LOC120571188 gene encoding sodium bicarbonate cotransporter 3-like isoform X8 codes for MDEPSEQMRPLLRTGLDEEALVDHGKTSFTTHTNYESEDLESHRAVYVGVHVPLGRESKRRHRHRGHKHHRKKKERDSEEGKEDGRDSPTYDTPSQRVQFILGTEDDDLEHVSHDLFTELDELSFRDGNASEWKETARWLKFEEDVEDGGERWSKPYVATLSLHSLFELRSCILNGTVMLDMRANSIEEIAGMLIDSMVASGQLKEDLREKVREAMLKKHHHQNERKLSNRIPLVRSIADIGKKHSDPLLLERNGEGLSSSRLSLYKPGSASSVSNLSQRRESRVSILFNHLLPSSSSNTGQAPGPQLLTTPQNTPAAFRHSSQTLGADLGPRGIPEVVVSPPEDDDPPNSAEEEGASPELSRRASSASQGFELLPLEGSTVSPNSVPNNLDGSKAVERRPSKVGVSRESSSVDFSKVDMNFMKKIPPGAEASNVLVGEVDFLEKPITAFVRLSPAVLITGLTEVPVPTRFLFLLLGPRGKGPQYHEIGRSMATLMTDEIFHDVAYKAKDRTDLLSGIDEFLDQVTVLPPGEWDPTIRIEPPKNVPSQMKRKRPSQPNGTASPAGELEKDEDHHAGPELQRTGRIFGGLVLDIKRKLPFYWSDIRDSLSLQCLASVLFLYCACMSPVITFGGLLGEATKGNISAIESLFGASLTGVAYSLFAGQPLTILGSTGPVLVFEKILFRFCTDYGLSYLSLRTSIGLWTAFLCLVLVATDASSLVCYITRFTEEAFASLICIIFIYEALEKLFHLGEHYPVNTHNNLDNLTLYSCQCSPPVNASDQLMQEWNRTGYSPDSIQWSNLNVSMCKTLRGEFVGTACGHHGPYIPDVLFWSIILFFTTFFLSSFFKQFKTERYFPTRVRSTISDFAVFITIMIMVLVDYLMGIPSPKLNVPDRFEPTSKNRGWLMDPLGENPWWTLLVAALPALLCTILIFMDQQITAVIINRKEHKLQKGCGYHLDLLIVAVMLGVCSIMGLPWFVAATVLSISHVNSLKVESGCSAPGEQPKFLGIREQRVTGFMIFVLMGCSVFMTSALKFIPMPVLYGVFLYMGVSSLKGIQFFDRIKLFGMPSKHQPDLIYLRYVPLWKVHIFTLVQLTCLVLLWVIKASSAAVVFPMMVLALVFIRKLLDFFFTKRELSWLDDLIPESKKKKEDDKKKKEREKLASNAVFNQEEETRLHEEEALALKDSFDGLDRLKIPVKALSGRSYRIGLVTHSLPMEEEPGEGGLR; via the exons GGTCTAGATGAGGAGGCACTAGTTGACCATGGGAAGACCAGCTTCACCACTCACACAAACTATGAATCGGAAGATTTGGAAA GCCACAGAGCAGTGTACGTAGGCGTCCATGTTCCTCTTGGAAGGGAGAGCAAACGGAGGCATCGCCACCGAGGACACAAACACCAccgaaagaagaaagagagagactctgAGGAGGGGAAGGAAGATGGCAGGGATTCCCCCACTTATG ACACACCATCCCAGCGGGTCCAGTTTATTTTAGGTACAGAGGACGATGACCTCGAGCACGTCTCCCATGACCTCTTCACCGAGCTGGACGAGCTCTCCTTCAGAGACGGCAATGCCAGTGAATGGAAGGAGACTGCCAG ATGGTTGAAGTTTGAAGAGGATGTGGAAGACGGTGGGGAGAGGTGGAGTAAGCCCTATGTGGCTACATTGTCACTACACAGCTTATTTGAACTGCGCAGCTGCATACTCAACGGCACAGTCATGCTTGATATGAGGGCCAACAGCATCGAGGAAATTGCAG GCATGCTGATAGACAGCATGGTGGCATCAGGCCAGCTGAAGGAGGATTTGCGTGAAAAGGTGCGGGAAGCCATGCTGAAGAAACACCACCACCAGAATGAGAGAAAACTCAGCAATCGCATCCCTCTGGTGCGCTCGATTGCTGACATAGGCAAGAAACATTCAGACCCACTCTTACTTGAACGAAACG GAGAGGGCCTGTCCTCTtcacgtctctctctctacaaGCCAGGGTCCGCCTCCTCTGTCTCCAACCTCTCCCAGAGACGAGAGTCCAGAGTCTCCATCCTGTTCAACCATCTCctgccctcctcttcctccaacaCTGGGCAAGCCCCAGGCCCCCAACTCCTCACCACCCCTCAAAATACCCCCGCTGCCTTCCGGCACTCCTCCCAAACCCTTGGTGCAGACCTCGGCCCTCGAGGCATCCCTGAAGTGGTGGTATCCCCTCCTGAGGATGACGACCCACCAAACTCTGCAGAAGAAGAGGGAGCATCACCTGAGCTCAGCCGGCGAGCATCCTCGGCATCCCAGGGCTTCGAGCTGCTGCCCTTAGAAG GTTCAACGGTGTCTCCGAACTCTGTCCCAAACAACCTGGATGGCAGCAAAGCAGTGGAGAGGAGACCATCCAAAGTAGGGGTCAGTAGAGAAAGCAGCAGTGTCGACTTCAGCAAG GTGGACATGAATTTCATGAAAAAGATTCCTCCAGGTGCTGAAGCTTCCAACGTACTGGTGGGAGAAGTGGACTTCCTGGAGAAGCCCATAACTGCCTTTGTACGACTGTCCCCTGCAGTCCTTATCACAGGCCTCACAGAGGTGCCTGTGCCCACGAG GTTTCTTTTCCTGCTTTTGGGTCCTCGTGGCAAAGGGCCCCAGTACCATGAGATTGGCAGATCCATGGCCACATTAATGACAGATGAG ATTTTCCATGATGTGGCATACAAGGCCAAAGACAGAACAGATCTCCTCTCGGGAATAGACGAGTTCCTTGATCAAGTGACTGTTCTGCCTCCTGGAGAATGGGACCCCACAATCCGGATTGAGCCCCCCAAGAATGTCCCATCTCAG ATGAAGAGGAAGAGACCGTCCCAACCCAACGGCACTGCATCTCCAGCTGGAGAGCTGGAAAAAGATGAGGACCACCACGCAGGGCCTGAGCTGCAGAGGACCGGGAG GATATTTGGAGGTCTGGTCCTGGACATCAAGCGGAAGTTGCCGTTTTACTGGAGTGACATCAGAGACTCCCTCAGTCTGCAGTGTCTAGCCTCCGTCTTGTTTCTCTACTGTGCCTGCATGTCCCCTGTCATCACATTTGGAGGTCTGCTTGGGGAGGCAACAAAAGGCAACATA AGTGCCATAGAGTCTCTGTTTGGGGCCTCACTGACAGGAGTGGCATACTCCCTCTTTGCAGGCCAGCCCCTCACTATTCTTGGCAGCACGGGCCCTGTTTTAGTGTTTGAGAAGATCCTCTTCAGGTTCTGCAC TGACTATGGCCTGTCCTACCTGTCGCTGCGGACCAGCATTGGTCTGTGGACAGCCTTCCTGTGTCTGGTCCTGGTGGCCACAGATGCTAGCTCCTTGGTCTGCTACATAACCCGATTCACAGAGGAGGCCTTCGCTTCGCTTATCTGCATCATCTTCATCTACGAGGCTCTAGAGAAGCTCTTTCACCTTGGAGAACACTACCCTGTCAACACGCACAACAACTTGGACAATCTTACCCTGTATTC GTGTCAGTGCTCTCCACCAGTCAATGCCTCAGATCAGCTCATGCAGGAGTGGAACCGGACAGGATACAGCCCAGACTCTATCCAATGGAGCAACCTCAATGTTTCG ATGTGTAAAACACTCCGTGGGGAGTTTGTGGGTACTGCCTGCGGTCATCATGGGCCCTACATCCCAGATGTTCTCTTCTGGTCCATCATCCTCTTCTTCACCACCTTCTTtctgtcttccttttttaagcaGTTCAAGACCGAGAGATATTTTCCCACCAGG GTGCGGTCCACTATCAGCGACTTTGCTGTGTTTATAACCATCATGATCATGGTGTTGGTGGACTATCTAATGGGGATCCCCTCGCCTAAACTTAATGTCCCTGACCGCTTTGAG CCAACTTCAAAGAACAGAGGCTGGCTGATGGACCCGTTAGGAGAAAATCCCTGGTGGACACTGCTGGTGGCAGCACTTCCTGCCCTGCTCTGCACCATCCTCATCTTTATGGACCAGCAGATCACTGCAGTCATCATCAACCGCAAGGAGCACAAGCTCCAG AAAGGCTGTGGCTATCACCTGGATTTGCTGATAGTGGCAGTAATGCTGGGCGTGTGCTCCATTATGGGCCTGCCATGGTTTGTGGCTGCTACCGTCCTCTCCATCTCCCACGTTAACAGCCTGAAGGTGGAGTCTGGCTGCTCCGCTCCAGGAGAGCAACCCAAGTTTTTGGGCATCAGGGAGCAGCGGGTCACTGGATTCATGATCTTTGTCCTCATGGGTTGTTCTGTTTTCATGACATCGGCGCTCAAG TTCATTCCTATGCCAGTCCTATATGGAGTCTTTCTCTACATGGGTGTCTCTTCCCTCAAAGGCATTCAA TTCTTTGACAGAATCAAGCTGTTCGGCATGCCTTCCAAGCACCAGCCTGATCTGATCTATCTGCGCTATGTGCCGCTGTGGAAGGTCCATATCTTCACCCTGGTGCAGCTCACCTGTTTGGTGCTGCTCTGGGTCATCAAGGCCTCTTCAGCAGCTGTTGTATTCCCCATGATG GTTCTGGCGCTGGTCTTTATTCGAAAGCTACTAGACTTTTTCTTCACAAAGAGAGAGCTGAGCTGGCTAGATGACTTGATACCAGAAagcaagaagaagaaagaggacgacaagaagaagaaagaacgAGAAAAGCTG GCCTCCAATGCTGTTTTCAATCAGGAAGAAGAGACCAGACTGCACGAAGAGGAGGCGTTGGCACTGAAGGACAGCTTTGACGGCTTGGACCGGCTCAAAATCCCGGTGAAAGCACTTTCAGGGAG ATCATACAGAATAGGACTAGTGACCCACAGCCTCCCAATGGAAGAAGAG CCAGGAGAAGGTGGCCTGCGTTAG